Proteins encoded together in one Nitrospinaceae bacterium window:
- a CDS encoding alpha/beta hydrolase produces MAVNAKRKREWFTAFPKDYRWSFITSISLQRVSGGAANTSEIFEICRRLKGKDGDDKAWVREWTRMGDRLREMGQAAQRKKNLYSAADFYNRACNYYQAADRFMFPKNAKSKALYRKSIDCFHRYVTLTDSPRTEIVEIPFEGKKKLPAYFVHAQNTKKAKPPVVVQYTGFDGTKEGGFSMATLELVRRGMSVVVPDTPGVGEAIRFRGIYLRHDYEVAGTAILNWLEKRKDVNAKKAAIFASSLGGYYAPRTASMEKRFKACIAWGAQWDYHEIWKRRIEAAYKIQLPSPGAHLAWSFNTKTSEEALKKLEGFRLDGVVQKMKCPFLIVHGDDDQQIPLVDAKKLLKAAGSKDKTLRVYSGPEGGAQHCHMDYIQPVISYMADWTAEKLGA; encoded by the coding sequence ATGGCCGTCAATGCAAAGCGTAAAAGAGAGTGGTTCACCGCGTTTCCCAAAGACTACCGCTGGTCGTTTATCACTTCGATCAGCCTTCAGCGTGTGTCGGGTGGGGCTGCCAACACTTCAGAGATTTTCGAAATTTGCCGACGCCTCAAGGGAAAAGATGGCGACGATAAAGCCTGGGTGCGCGAATGGACGCGGATGGGCGACCGCCTTCGGGAGATGGGCCAAGCTGCCCAGCGAAAGAAAAATCTCTATAGCGCGGCCGATTTCTATAATCGGGCCTGTAATTACTATCAGGCGGCGGATCGCTTCATGTTTCCCAAAAACGCAAAATCAAAAGCGCTCTATCGGAAGTCTATCGATTGTTTTCACCGCTACGTCACACTGACCGATAGCCCGCGCACAGAAATCGTTGAAATTCCCTTCGAGGGCAAAAAGAAGCTGCCCGCCTACTTCGTCCATGCCCAGAACACAAAAAAGGCCAAGCCACCTGTCGTCGTTCAGTACACAGGCTTTGACGGAACAAAAGAAGGTGGTTTCTCGATGGCGACGCTTGAGTTGGTTCGGCGCGGGATGAGCGTTGTTGTTCCTGACACTCCGGGGGTGGGCGAGGCTATTCGTTTCAGGGGAATCTACCTCCGGCATGACTACGAAGTCGCCGGGACCGCGATCCTCAATTGGCTGGAGAAGCGAAAGGATGTGAATGCCAAAAAGGCCGCCATCTTCGCCTCAAGCCTCGGCGGTTACTATGCTCCGCGCACGGCTTCGATGGAGAAGCGCTTCAAAGCCTGCATCGCTTGGGGGGCGCAGTGGGACTATCACGAAATCTGGAAGCGGCGCATCGAGGCAGCCTACAAGATTCAGCTTCCCTCCCCGGGGGCGCACTTAGCCTGGAGCTTCAATACTAAAACATCCGAGGAGGCTCTCAAAAAACTCGAAGGGTTCCGTCTCGATGGTGTGGTGCAAAAGATGAAGTGCCCGTTCTTGATTGTCCACGGGGACGACGACCAGCAAATTCCCTTGGTCGATGCGAAAAAGCTTTTAAAGGCGGCGGGCTCAAAAGACAAGACGCTGCGCGTCTACTCTGGTCCCGAAGGCGGGGCGCAACACTGCCATATGGACTACATTCAGCCCGTCATTTCCTATATGGCCGACTGGACTGCCGAGAAGCTCGGGGCCTAG
- a CDS encoding amidohydrolase, with amino-acid sequence MDEIKQKALNYIDSQSGEAREISREIWKFAEVALEEFQSAELLEDLLEQNGFTVQRGVGDLPTAFIARSGKGGPVIGILGEYDALPHCGPTHDAQGHGCGHNLFGTACAYAGIAIARALRDSDTPGQVVVYGCPAEETLEGKVYMARDGAFDGLDAVLTWHPHWGNYTRAGSTNAMDSMAFEFFGESAHSARDPWNGRSALDGIEIMNYGVNMMREHMIEEARIHYVIMDGGVAPNVVPSYGRVWYYVRAPKRTIVGELSERVRNCARAGALASGTEMKETLLTAVYETLPNLAMSNCVQLNLEAIGAPTITDEERAFAKSLGFEEPLSEEILPLNPEHTRPSNERGNVSWLAPLGNLYTACHAPGTPGHSWLATQQYGMEIGEKGMITAAKAMAASALDLIIDKDLMKEVRAEFEEKTRNFTYDPLIPAGQKPNPLGVR; translated from the coding sequence ATGGACGAGATCAAACAAAAAGCACTCAACTACATTGATTCGCAAAGCGGCGAGGCACGGGAGATTTCCCGCGAGATATGGAAGTTCGCCGAGGTGGCACTTGAGGAATTTCAGTCCGCAGAGCTCTTGGAAGACCTGCTTGAGCAAAATGGCTTCACGGTCCAGCGAGGGGTGGGCGATCTGCCCACTGCTTTCATCGCACGGTCGGGCAAAGGCGGACCTGTCATCGGCATCCTCGGCGAGTACGACGCACTACCCCATTGCGGCCCCACCCATGATGCGCAAGGACACGGGTGTGGACACAACCTTTTTGGAACGGCCTGTGCCTATGCGGGCATCGCCATCGCACGCGCTCTGCGTGACTCTGACACACCAGGCCAGGTTGTCGTATACGGTTGCCCGGCCGAGGAAACGCTAGAAGGAAAAGTCTACATGGCGCGGGACGGCGCCTTCGACGGCCTAGATGCAGTACTCACTTGGCATCCGCACTGGGGAAACTACACACGGGCCGGCTCGACGAACGCGATGGATTCAATGGCGTTTGAATTCTTTGGCGAGAGCGCCCATTCGGCTCGCGACCCCTGGAATGGTCGGAGCGCCCTCGACGGCATCGAGATCATGAATTACGGCGTCAACATGATGCGCGAGCACATGATCGAGGAGGCACGAATACACTACGTCATCATGGACGGCGGTGTCGCCCCGAACGTAGTGCCCTCCTATGGTCGGGTTTGGTACTACGTGCGGGCACCGAAGCGGACCATCGTCGGCGAATTGAGCGAGCGGGTGCGCAATTGCGCCCGGGCGGGAGCACTGGCCTCTGGAACCGAGATGAAGGAAACCCTACTAACCGCCGTCTATGAAACCTTGCCTAATCTCGCAATGTCGAACTGTGTTCAACTCAACCTTGAGGCCATCGGCGCGCCAACCATAACAGACGAAGAGCGCGCCTTCGCTAAAAGCCTGGGCTTTGAGGAGCCGCTATCAGAGGAGATTCTTCCCCTCAACCCCGAGCACACCCGTCCCAGCAACGAGCGCGGCAACGTGAGTTGGCTGGCACCTCTAGGTAATCTCTACACTGCCTGTCACGCACCGGGGACACCAGGCCACAGCTGGCTCGCCACCCAGCAATACGGCATGGAAATCGGCGAGAAGGGCATGATCACCGCCGCCAAGGCAATGGCCGCCTCGGCCCTAGATCTAATCATCGACAAGGACTTAATGAAGGAAGTACGGGCGGAATTCGAGGAGAAGACCCGCAACTTCACCTATGACCCACTCATCCCTGCGGGCCAGAAACCCAACCCGCTTGGGGTGCGCTAG
- a CDS encoding VOC family protein: protein MFETTKGNVDIGLTTRDIKAMRNFYIDVLGLEEVAIVDIPGDFISSVGFGTGSCKLHALKFGDILIKLLEWNEAPPAADPLADKLAGFRYLTFWVKDMEAAVDHLKAKGVKLECEITSRVPERKLVFFKDPDGNLLELNWIDPASV, encoded by the coding sequence ATGTTTGAAACAACTAAGGGCAATGTCGATATCGGTCTTACAACACGAGACATCAAAGCCATGCGCAATTTTTATATTGATGTTCTGGGCCTTGAAGAGGTGGCAATCGTCGATATCCCAGGCGATTTTATTTCTAGCGTAGGTTTCGGTACAGGCTCATGTAAGCTCCACGCCCTTAAGTTCGGCGATATCCTCATCAAGCTTCTTGAGTGGAACGAGGCACCACCCGCAGCGGATCCTCTTGCCGACAAACTGGCGGGCTTTCGCTATCTAACGTTCTGGGTAAAAGACATGGAAGCAGCTGTGGACCACCTCAAGGCCAAGGGCGTAAAACTTGAGTGCGAAATTACTTCGCGTGTTCCCGAACGAAAGCTCGTCTTTTTCAAAGACCCGGACGGAAACCTACTTGAACTCAACTGGATCGATCCGGCATCAGTGTAA
- a CDS encoding LLM class flavin-dependent oxidoreductase codes for MTKKLGYCLLSFVDMPIGEMGEIAHEAEELGYDRAYTTESLTDSLAIHMVMAMKTSRIIVGSFIAIIYHRHPHIVAQGAVAISEMSGGRYILGLGLGHPPRVKGMGMKMGKPSEDIRNYVNEVRALLNGERVYDIPTQTYQGEELRFRLPENPLPIYTAAVGEKMTQLGGELSDGLMLYMVPHSRLKRLIEARDNGAKRAGREPSEVEVNLGVHTFLSNDLEVARDKARETLTYWLALPAYNASIRESGYEKEADELRDAFARGDQKALRNGITDAIIDEFCLVGPPERCGERLDAFRESGVDVPIMMIDPAVPGEDYPAAMRRTLKGLAPFN; via the coding sequence ATGACCAAGAAACTTGGATATTGTCTTTTGTCGTTCGTGGATATGCCGATTGGGGAGATGGGGGAGATTGCGCATGAAGCCGAGGAACTGGGCTATGATCGCGCCTACACGACTGAATCGTTGACAGATTCACTGGCCATTCACATGGTGATGGCCATGAAAACGAGCAGAATCATTGTTGGAAGTTTCATCGCCATCATCTATCACCGGCATCCGCACATCGTCGCCCAGGGTGCAGTTGCCATCAGCGAAATGTCGGGCGGGCGCTATATTTTGGGTCTGGGGCTTGGCCATCCCCCGCGTGTTAAAGGGATGGGCATGAAGATGGGCAAGCCCTCAGAGGATATACGTAATTATGTGAATGAAGTGCGCGCCCTGCTCAACGGAGAACGCGTTTATGATATTCCTACTCAGACTTACCAAGGAGAGGAGCTTCGGTTTAGGCTTCCTGAAAATCCTTTGCCGATTTACACGGCGGCGGTGGGCGAGAAAATGACCCAGTTGGGAGGGGAGCTATCAGACGGGTTGATGCTTTACATGGTGCCGCATTCGCGGTTGAAAAGGCTTATTGAAGCACGGGACAACGGTGCCAAACGGGCGGGGCGCGAGCCCTCTGAGGTAGAGGTTAACCTGGGTGTTCACACTTTTCTCTCAAACGACTTGGAAGTCGCTCGCGACAAGGCCCGAGAGACCCTGACTTACTGGCTGGCGCTTCCGGCCTATAATGCCTCTATCCGTGAGAGTGGTTACGAAAAGGAGGCTGACGAGTTGAGGGATGCCTTCGCCCGGGGTGATCAAAAGGCCCTTCGCAACGGGATCACGGATGCTATTATCGATGAGTTTTGTTTGGTCGGTCCGCCTGAGCGTTGTGGTGAAAGGTTGGATGCGTTTCGGGAGAGTGGCGTGGATGTGCCAATCATGATGATAGATCCGGCCGTGCCGGGAGAGGATTATCCAGCGGCGATGCGGCGTACACTGAAAGGTCTTGCGCCGTTCAATTAA
- a CDS encoding LLM class F420-dependent oxidoreductase: MKFGLAIFPTADTLPPANLGQEAEQRGFESLLFPEHTHIPSERKTPWPGGSDLPYEYPRNLDPFVAMAAAATATEKLKVGTGICLAIQRDPIIMAKELASVDYISGGRTLFGIGGGWNVEEMANHGTEYGSRWKVLRERVEAMKEIWTKDEASYHGEHVNFDSIWCWPKPVQKPHPPVLVGGHGERTHQRVVRYGDEWMPLRRGDTSYADEIKKLNELAAKAGRDPIPATMFFAPTDEAELEKYREEGFHRFIFYLEPKGADELLPKLDDLADLIRKFN; the protein is encoded by the coding sequence ATGAAATTCGGCTTAGCTATTTTTCCAACGGCGGACACTTTGCCGCCTGCCAATCTGGGCCAGGAGGCCGAACAGCGTGGTTTTGAGTCTTTGCTTTTTCCCGAGCACACCCATATTCCCTCCGAGCGTAAAACGCCGTGGCCTGGTGGTTCCGATCTTCCCTACGAGTATCCCCGAAATCTTGACCCGTTCGTTGCCATGGCTGCTGCGGCAACGGCAACGGAAAAACTTAAGGTGGGAACCGGCATATGCCTGGCGATACAGCGTGACCCGATTATTATGGCAAAGGAGCTGGCTAGTGTGGATTATATTTCCGGGGGGCGTACTCTGTTCGGGATCGGGGGAGGTTGGAATGTAGAGGAAATGGCCAACCATGGCACCGAGTATGGTAGTCGCTGGAAAGTGCTCCGCGAGCGTGTCGAGGCGATGAAGGAAATTTGGACCAAGGATGAGGCCAGCTACCATGGTGAGCATGTTAACTTCGATTCAATTTGGTGCTGGCCCAAGCCGGTGCAAAAGCCTCACCCCCCGGTTCTCGTAGGTGGTCATGGCGAGCGTACGCATCAGCGGGTGGTTCGGTATGGGGACGAATGGATGCCTCTTCGTCGGGGGGATACTTCCTATGCGGACGAAATAAAAAAGCTGAACGAGCTTGCCGCCAAAGCGGGTCGCGATCCGATTCCAGCGACCATGTTTTTTGCTCCCACGGATGAGGCTGAGCTGGAGAAATATCGTGAGGAGGGTTTTCACCGATTTATTTTCTACCTTGAGCCCAAGGGCGCCGATGAATTGCTTCCCAAGTTGGATGACCTGGCTGATTTGATTCGAAAATTTAACTAG